A region of the Coleofasciculus chthonoplastes PCC 7420 genome:
GCCTTATACAGTTTTCTTTTAGGCTCTAAACGCCTGGTTCAACCCGATTCGTTTCAAAAACTCAGACAACTGGGTAAACCTATCGGTTGGTATAGTCTGCATCGGATTGTGAATACGGTGATGTTATTAGCGGTTACCTTTTCCTTAGTGACTGGCAGTATGGTCAAGGAAGAATGGTTGCCCAATGGGGAATTAAATCATATCTGGTATTATCTGCATTTAACCGGATGGGTGATATTAGTTGGATGTTTAGCGATGCACTTGTTAATCAGTGCTAAGGTAGGAGGATTGCCATTATGGGTATCTATGTTTAAGCTAAACTATCGTCCAGAGGATTCCCCAAAAAAGTGGATTCAGACAGTACGTTCATTCGTCCAGCGTGAAGACAGATAATATCATATCCCGAAAAGGCAGAAAACAGATGGCAAAAGGGGGTAGTAAAGGCGGATTTGGTATGATACAGCAGTTTGCTCTGCTATGCGGTACATTGTCGATCCCCCTAAATCCCCCTTCAAAAGGAGGACTTTCAAGTCCATATCGGCAATCCTGACTTGATTCTGCGAAACTCTTCAATCCTACTATCTTGAATTAATGGTATTGCTATTGGATTGGGGATTGGCGATTGAGAAACCCTTCCCGACTTTTGAGAGAGCCTGGTTTTGAATTTGTAGGGGCGGGTTTAGGAATTTGCTTTTGGCTATTGATGGTAACGTTTGTGCAAAACCCGCCCTCCCTTAAGTAGTCGGACTTATCCGTCAGTCATCCCCAGGATGATAAACCCGAGCTGGTGTATGATCGGAATTAATTTCAATCACTAAATCCACCCAATCCGGATTGTGAATTAATGGCGTAATAAATAATTCGGGATGCAATGCTTTCCAGAAATACTTGACAAATTCATTAATTTCTGAATCACTCATCCCCGATTTACCCGTCGCGATCATCTCCGCCTCTGCTTGACGCCGCCACTGCAAACTCAAGCGATAATCGGTGGGATAAAGTACGATTAAACGATCTAAGCGTTCCCACAAGGGTAAATACTGTTTAAGTTGTTCATTCATATCCCGTGCAAAAGCGCGATCGCTCTCTGTTTCAATAGGTGCTGGAGTCGCCCCCGAAAACACAGTCGCCGCAACGGGACGCACACCGACAAACCAGCCTTCAAATAACACAATATCCGCCTTTTGTACAGGTTCAAAATCCGTGCGATCGCCTGCACCTTGCCACGCGGATTTATCAAAGCGGGGGACAAGAATAGAGTCTGAGGAATTCTGCGATCGCAACTCATCTAATACCTGCACTCCCAACTCCACATCATGGGTTCCCGGTGGACCCCGCCAAATCAGGCGCGGATCTTGTTCTCGCAGGCGCTGTCGTTCTTGATAGGTTTTATAAAGGTCATCAATGGAAAGGCTAAGAGTACGATATCCTAACTGGGCTAAAATTAATTTTAATACAACCGCCAATGTAGTTTTTCCGGTTCCCTGTCCGCCTAATATTCCCTGCATCAGTGGACGCCCTAACTCTTTTTGAGAATCCGCCAACTGTATTGCCAACGGAATCCATAATCGCCACAGAGATAGGAGAATAGTCGTTTGAATAGACTCTGAATGTTCTGAATTTTTCTGAATTTTCTGGGCAAAGAAATGCAAAGCCAGAACATCACTATAGACAGAGAGAAGAAGACGCGATCGCGCCCGTAATTTTTCCGTTACGTTATCTGGCGTAATTCCAAACGCTTTCGCCCGTTCCGGTGGTGTTAATTCCGCTGTAACTAATTTTTGCCAAGCCGATGAATTAGGTGATTTTCCGGCTATCCATTGGTTAAGAATATCACCGAGGGAGGGAGACGGAGAAACGGGATGAGTCATAAGTCTTAGGCTAGGGACAGGTTTAGCCACAATTACAATTGTAGGGGCGGGTTTAGGAACTCAATTACCTTGTCACCGATAACGGAACAACAAAACCCGCCCTTTCTCACCGATAGCGTATCAACAAAACCTAGGGTAGGGACAGGTTTAGCCACAATTACAATTGTAGGGGCGGGTTTAGGAACTCAATTACCTTGTCACCGATAACGGAACAACAAAACCCGCCCTTTCTCACCGATAGCGTATCAACAGAACCTAGGGTAGGGACAGGTTTAGCCACAATTACAATTGTAGGGGCGGGTTTAGGAACTCAATTACCTTGTCACCGATAACGGAACAACAAAACCCGCCCTTTCTCACCGATAGCGTATCAACAGAACCTAGGGTAGGGACAGGTTTAGCCACAATTACAATTGTAGGGGCGGGTTTAGGAACTCAATTAACTTGTCACCGATAACGGAACAACAAAACCCGCCCTTTCTCACCGATAGCGTATCAACAGAACCTAGGGTAGGGACAGGTTTAGCCACAATTACAATTGTAGGGGCGGGTTTAGGAACTCAATTAACTTGTCACCAATAACGGAACAACAAAACCCGCCCTCCCTCACCGATAGCGTATCAAC
Encoded here:
- a CDS encoding cytochrome b/b6 domain-containing protein, with the protein product MSRATPYQPLLLRLLHGINGLIAILAIITSYWVYDTYDGRFGQLSLPQIPGIIGIHGTFGKTLLLGVMPAFALYSFLLGSKRLVQPDSFQKLRQLGKPIGWYSLHRIVNTVMLLAVTFSLVTGSMVKEEWLPNGELNHIWYYLHLTGWVILVGCLAMHLLISAKVGGLPLWVSMFKLNYRPEDSPKKWIQTVRSFVQREDR